In Syntrophorhabdaceae bacterium, the following proteins share a genomic window:
- a CDS encoding ATP-dependent endonuclease, translated as MYIKKVHIQNFRLLREVNLFLEERTTVIVGRNNSGKTSLAELIRRLLSDTVPSFRLEDFSLSVYDQFWTAFVLKGQEHEENEIRDTLPFIEVKLTVNYDKQMPNLGLLGEFVIDLDQECTEAIIVARYQLKDGEINAFFNDIEYDLNAPKDLQKKTFFRTIRERIPKYYAVVLLAEDPTDPTNRKVIDLSTLRALMNSGFINAQRGLDDITHRDMDVLGKVLVTLFDSAVSDLADPKDRDVVQKLESTVRGIQDSIDTDFRDQLDELLPAFSLFGYPGLSDPKLCTETTLDVQRLLTNHTKLYYAGVNGINLPETYNGLGARNLIYILLKILEFFKSFKLRQPTAGMHLVFIEEPEVHLHPQMQEVFIRKLGEIADVFAKEFNNGIRWPVQFVVTTHSTHIANEAPFRSMRYFLAVPTADSDVIFTTQIKDLQKGLGGIPQGDQEFLHKYMTLTRCDLLFADKAVLIEGTAERLLLPRMIAIVDEALSPGCKLSSQYISVVEVGGAYAHRFFQLLDFLELPTLVITDLDSVKRNAENRLIACKVSEGTNTSNGCIKDWFEDTNISPSSLIGLPDHKKVRGFHRLAYQVPETSEAPCGRSFEDAFILANPDMFDLTKASIEDSEDEAYEKAKTVRKTEFALEYALEKTQWFVPRYIADGLSWLAKGPLLSDVILSPAKSGHVEKDKDTATGAIS; from the coding sequence ATGTATATAAAAAAGGTTCATATCCAGAACTTCCGTCTGCTGAGAGAAGTTAATCTCTTCTTGGAAGAAAGAACGACCGTAATTGTAGGCCGAAACAACAGCGGCAAGACTTCACTGGCCGAATTAATCCGACGTTTATTGTCAGACACCGTACCATCCTTTCGCCTGGAAGACTTCTCTCTTTCTGTATACGATCAGTTCTGGACCGCTTTCGTCCTTAAGGGGCAGGAGCACGAGGAAAATGAGATTCGCGACACGCTACCTTTTATTGAGGTTAAGCTCACAGTCAATTATGATAAGCAAATGCCGAACCTGGGCTTGCTGGGAGAGTTCGTAATAGACTTGGACCAAGAGTGTACCGAGGCTATTATTGTTGCTCGTTACCAATTAAAGGACGGAGAAATTAACGCGTTTTTTAATGACATCGAGTACGATCTAAATGCCCCTAAGGACCTTCAGAAAAAAACATTTTTTCGAACCATTAGAGAACGGATTCCGAAGTATTACGCTGTTGTTTTGCTAGCTGAAGATCCAACGGACCCAACAAACCGAAAGGTCATAGATTTGTCAACACTCCGTGCCCTCATGAATAGCGGATTCATCAATGCGCAGCGTGGTTTGGACGATATTACGCATAGAGACATGGACGTTCTGGGAAAAGTTTTGGTTACACTGTTTGATAGTGCTGTCTCCGATCTGGCCGATCCGAAAGACCGTGACGTTGTTCAAAAACTTGAGAGTACTGTAAGGGGAATTCAAGACAGTATCGATACGGACTTTCGGGATCAGTTGGATGAACTCTTGCCCGCGTTTTCTCTCTTTGGGTATCCTGGCTTGAGCGATCCAAAACTGTGCACAGAAACGACATTGGATGTGCAACGTTTGCTGACCAACCATACCAAACTTTACTATGCGGGGGTCAATGGGATTAATCTTCCCGAAACATATAATGGGCTAGGCGCAAGAAATCTAATATATATTCTGTTGAAGATTTTAGAGTTCTTTAAATCCTTCAAGCTAAGGCAACCCACAGCTGGTATGCATCTTGTTTTCATTGAAGAACCAGAAGTACATCTGCACCCTCAAATGCAGGAAGTTTTCATCCGCAAACTTGGAGAGATTGCCGATGTATTCGCTAAGGAGTTCAATAATGGGATTCGTTGGCCAGTACAATTCGTCGTCACAACACATTCAACGCATATTGCGAATGAAGCTCCCTTCAGGTCCATGAGGTATTTTCTCGCAGTTCCAACGGCTGATTCGGACGTCATCTTTACGACACAGATAAAAGACCTGCAAAAAGGGCTGGGTGGCATACCACAGGGGGATCAAGAGTTTCTTCACAAGTACATGACGTTAACGAGGTGTGACCTTCTCTTCGCCGACAAGGCAGTTTTGATCGAAGGCACGGCTGAGCGCCTATTGTTACCCAGAATGATCGCAATTGTGGACGAGGCCCTCTCCCCAGGCTGCAAACTGTCCAGCCAATATATTTCCGTTGTGGAAGTTGGAGGCGCGTATGCACACCGTTTCTTTCAACTATTAGATTTTCTTGAACTCCCCACTTTGGTAATAACCGACTTGGATTCTGTAAAACGGAATGCTGAGAACAGACTGATAGCCTGCAAAGTGTCAGAGGGCACGAACACAAGCAACGGCTGCATCAAAGATTGGTTTGAAGATACCAATATCAGCCCTTCGAGCTTAATTGGGCTGCCTGACCATAAGAAGGTTCGTGGTTTTCATCGTCTGGCATACCAGGTGCCGGAGACAAGTGAGGCACCGTGCGGACGAAGCTTCGAAGACGCATTCATACTAGCCAATCCAGATATGTTTGATTTAACAAAGGCCTCTATCGAAGACAGCGAAGACGAAGCCTACGAAAAAGCAAAAACCGTTAGAAAGACGGAGTTTGCCCTGGAATATGCACTCGAAAAGACCCAATGGTTCGTGCCACGATATATAGCAGATGGTCTTAGCTGGCTAGCAAAAGGACCATTGCTTTCTGACGTAATTCTTTCCCCAGCCAAATCTGGGCATGTAGAGAAAGATAAGGATACCGCAACAGGAGCAATCTCGTGA
- a CDS encoding UvrD-helicase domain-containing protein produces the protein MNDAVLNPAERSAKEALDHMCACIDQNKNFLLEAGAGAGKTYSLKYALKRLIQEKGNNLLRQRQQVACISYTNVASEQISSGIDRHPAIHSSTIHSFCWSMIKDYQPFMRNELPNMSSWSEKIEEAGGIKSQSVGYDDLGWRAIDEAQISLHHDDVLDLTFKLMNYEKFRTRLVTRYPILFIDEYQDTNVKIAQALRSHFLDSGQGPLMGFFGDHWQKIYGSGCGRIEHPALEVIGKEANFRSVPVIVDVLNRMRPELPQQVKDPTAQGSVAVYHTNDWRGVRRTGQHWGDDLPAEVAHEYLRALVERLITEGWNFSPDKSKILMLTHKVLAREQGYNNLADVFPYNDAFIKKEDTHIAFFMDTLEPVCIAYENKHFGEMFAALGTRTPAIRSHTDKTAWARDMDTLLTLRSTGTIGAVLDHLRQSKRPRLPEAAERKEQKLQQWLKDPNMEDASKLERLHALRAISYQEVVALSRYINSFTPFETKHGVKGAEFENVLVVVGRGWNQYNFNQFLEWANSPATVPSEKRDTFERNRNLFYVTCSRPTTRLAVLFTQQLSNPAMVTLAKWFGTNTIHSLQIGR, from the coding sequence GTGAATGATGCAGTTCTAAATCCCGCGGAACGTTCCGCGAAAGAAGCTCTCGACCATATGTGTGCCTGCATTGATCAGAATAAGAATTTCCTCTTGGAGGCCGGTGCCGGCGCGGGCAAAACCTATTCTTTGAAATATGCCTTAAAGCGCTTGATACAAGAAAAGGGGAACAATTTATTGCGACAACGACAGCAAGTAGCTTGCATTAGTTACACTAATGTTGCCAGCGAACAGATATCGTCGGGCATCGACCGACACCCGGCAATACACTCTTCTACAATTCACTCCTTCTGTTGGTCGATGATCAAGGACTATCAGCCCTTCATGCGTAATGAGCTTCCGAACATGAGTAGTTGGTCTGAGAAAATAGAGGAAGCCGGAGGTATAAAATCTCAGTCAGTCGGTTACGATGATCTTGGCTGGCGAGCAATAGATGAGGCCCAAATTTCACTTCATCACGACGACGTATTGGACTTAACCTTCAAACTCATGAATTATGAAAAATTCCGCACCCGCCTAGTTACACGTTACCCGATCCTTTTCATTGATGAATACCAGGACACTAATGTGAAGATAGCACAGGCGCTGAGATCACACTTCCTTGATTCCGGACAGGGGCCGCTAATGGGCTTCTTCGGCGATCATTGGCAAAAGATTTATGGGTCAGGTTGCGGAAGGATTGAACATCCGGCCCTTGAGGTCATAGGCAAAGAGGCCAATTTTCGTTCAGTTCCCGTTATCGTCGACGTACTGAACCGTATGCGACCAGAGCTCCCTCAGCAAGTGAAAGATCCGACTGCCCAGGGTTCCGTCGCAGTGTATCACACTAATGACTGGAGGGGGGTGAGGCGTACAGGACAACACTGGGGCGACGACCTACCCGCTGAGGTTGCCCATGAATATCTTCGGGCGCTTGTAGAACGTCTTATCACCGAGGGTTGGAACTTTTCTCCAGATAAAAGTAAAATTCTTATGCTTACCCATAAAGTATTGGCCAGAGAACAGGGCTACAACAATCTCGCCGATGTTTTTCCATACAATGACGCGTTTATTAAGAAGGAAGACACACACATAGCTTTTTTTATGGACACACTTGAGCCCGTCTGCATAGCCTATGAGAATAAACACTTCGGTGAAATGTTTGCCGCACTAGGCACGCGCACACCCGCTATTCGGTCTCACACCGACAAGACAGCGTGGGCAAGAGACATGGATACGTTGCTTACGTTGCGTTCCACCGGGACGATCGGAGCTGTGCTTGATCACTTGAGACAATCAAAGCGGCCCCGCCTACCAGAAGCTGCAGAGCGAAAAGAGCAGAAGCTTCAACAGTGGTTAAAGGATCCGAACATGGAAGATGCGTCAAAACTGGAGCGACTACATGCCTTGCGGGCCATCTCTTACCAGGAGGTTGTCGCGCTTTCTCGTTACATTAACAGCTTCACCCCCTTCGAGACCAAGCACGGTGTAAAGGGCGCCGAATTTGAGAACGTGCTTGTGGTTGTTGGACGGGGATGGAACCAATACAATTTCAACCAGTTTCTTGAATGGGCCAACTCTCCAGCCACGGTCCCTTCGGAAAAACGTGATACCTTCGAACGAAACCGTAATCTATTCTACGTCACCTGCTCGCGCCCTACGACACGTCTTGCTGTCCTGTTCACTCAGCAGTTGAGTAACCCCGCTATGGTTACCCTTGCCAAGTGGTTTGGTACCAACACAATACATTCGCTACAAATTGGCCGTTGA
- a CDS encoding HNH endonuclease encodes MENKSVIVANITWNPDGWRNIHIDPRAGHAYARKYPGHECLNFKFDKKNLDTRDIVYGFVQWTAPPANFEDGGIIIFYTRNLETGHGEIVGIYCNARLIEPRRTPWKEFENGMLESNIAAHKRVSMLFPIALSAKRYSKNRLVPQIGFTYKDIDFARRVVTDELRELSRSGVRLNEFRALQMIFQYITGKRLNVEETEPNSSEQDELDSYVARTQTKSEIIAELEKLKQTDPEHIEVNHKTYKRDAKTIAQLKKLRDHRCQICGYGILKKSGELYVEAAHIIPKSQKGPEMPDNILILCPNHHREFDVGKKQVITHTRDAIKFELNDNIYNIDLRLLQR; translated from the coding sequence ATGGAAAACAAAAGTGTGATTGTCGCTAACATTACCTGGAATCCAGATGGCTGGAGGAATATTCACATTGACCCTCGAGCCGGACACGCCTACGCAAGAAAGTACCCTGGACATGAATGTTTGAATTTTAAGTTTGATAAAAAGAATCTCGATACAAGAGATATCGTTTATGGGTTCGTACAGTGGACCGCTCCTCCTGCAAACTTTGAAGATGGTGGAATAATCATCTTTTACACAAGGAACTTAGAAACTGGGCACGGAGAAATTGTTGGCATTTACTGCAATGCAAGGCTAATCGAACCGAGGAGGACCCCCTGGAAGGAATTCGAAAATGGCATGCTGGAAAGCAACATCGCTGCGCACAAAAGGGTATCGATGTTATTTCCGATTGCGTTATCAGCCAAAAGATATTCTAAAAATAGATTGGTTCCACAGATTGGTTTTACATATAAGGACATCGATTTCGCACGGCGTGTGGTGACAGATGAATTAAGAGAACTTTCCAGATCTGGTGTGAGGCTTAATGAGTTTAGGGCGTTGCAGATGATTTTTCAGTATATAACTGGCAAAAGACTTAATGTAGAAGAAACGGAGCCAAATAGCTCGGAACAAGACGAACTCGATTCCTACGTCGCACGGACTCAAACCAAAAGTGAAATCATTGCAGAACTGGAAAAACTCAAACAGACGGATCCGGAACATATCGAGGTCAACCATAAGACATATAAGAGAGACGCGAAAACGATTGCACAACTTAAGAAATTAAGAGACCATAGATGCCAAATTTGTGGTTATGGTATTCTTAAAAAAAGCGGAGAGCTGTATGTAGAGGCAGCACATATAATCCCCAAGAGCCAGAAGGGGCCAGAAATGCCTGACAACATTTTGATCCTCTGTCCTAATCATCATAGGGAGTTCGATGTTGGAAAGAAGCAAGTGATTACTCACACAAGAGATGCCATAAAGTTTGAGCTAAACGATAATATCTATAATATAGACCTCCGGTTGCTCCAAAGATAA